The following are encoded in a window of bacterium genomic DNA:
- a CDS encoding DUF1360 domain-containing protein, translated as MTERDRSFWNFTALIVFLLLLALSTYLVRVSGGLRMLWLFNAFDLVVISLATFRFAHLLTYDKIFGFVRHFFLEESREGEAKPTRIASRVVYEMLECLWCTGIWSALIVFTVYLLGVWGQFIVVVFAIAGAAAILQVATKALMKERI; from the coding sequence ATGACTGAGCGCGATCGCAGCTTCTGGAACTTCACGGCGCTGATCGTCTTTCTATTGCTTCTTGCGCTCTCCACCTACCTCGTCCGGGTCTCTGGCGGCCTGCGCATGCTCTGGCTCTTCAATGCATTCGATCTTGTGGTCATCTCGCTCGCTACGTTCCGTTTCGCGCATCTTCTTACCTACGACAAGATCTTCGGATTCGTCCGCCATTTCTTCCTCGAGGAAAGTAGGGAAGGTGAGGCGAAGCCGACTCGTATCGCGAGCCGCGTCGTCTACGAGATGCTCGAATGCCTCTGGTGCACCGGCATCTGGTCGGCGCTTATCGTCTTCACGGTGTATCTTCTCGGCGTATGGGGCCAGTTCATCGTCGTGGTATTTGCGATCGCCGGTGCAGCTGCAATCCTTCAAGTCGCTACCAAGGCGCTGATGAAGGAGCGGATCTGA
- a CDS encoding stress-induced protein gives MADMEREGGGRGFASLTQEERREIASKGGRSQGKETNPGNFANNPSRAAEAGRKGGQASHRDE, from the coding sequence ATGGCCGACATGGAACGCGAAGGTGGAGGACGCGGATTCGCCAGCCTGACACAGGAAGAGCGACGCGAGATCGCTTCGAAGGGCGGCCGCAGCCAAGGGAAGGAAACGAATCCTGGCAACTTCGCCAACAACCCGTCACGTGCCGCTGAAGCGGGACGCAAGGGTGGACAGGCGAGTCATCGCGATGAATAA
- a CDS encoding fused MFS/spermidine synthase, protein MQGSVRGYLLFATTIFLSAFLLFVVQPIAGKLLLPWFGGSSSVWATSMLFFTSVLFLGYCYTYFLTRLPLAKQVRIHRIAIGIGGVAALVSLFIWQGLFPSLDWTLSSALPPALKTLAALLFGIGIPYFLLATTGPLIQFWYGISSAKEPYKLYAISNAGSLLALASYPFVVEPFALLAEQETIWSLLFVVFAALLLVIMRDIRGVVPEPAVSESIEQPRMLLWVLYAALPAFMLVATTTEITQTIAPLPLLWIIPLSLYLLSFIFAFAGYRGGMFVPILLLASAYGAWEYVDTIAPGIEWRILFDCAVLFFLAWHAHAHVYRLRPSVAQSPKFYMLVSFGGMLGTLLASVVPPLVFPDYYEFAIGLALSAAVAFHISPAPWLFRSSDVRLYAIRVALTSLVVTLIAYALYANITERRDAGYTHISRNFYGTVKVYVDQGYRSLMHGMTLHGVQVTDPELEFIPFAYYSPESGAGRAIMYSRLRNPDDSLSIGILGLGAGMTAAYCTPKDRFVYYEIDPRVEGIAREYFTYLSRCPQVEIRLGDGRIRMDQEYREGTKGNYDVVLADAFADDTIPVHLITKEAIQRYVSHLKDEQGIVGMHISNRYLDMLPVLMAIAQEEGLSLLDVYTNSEVSGQMTNSHWVLLSPSPETFTAEIFKDAATPLPEKRVRAWTDSYSNLLSVLDIR, encoded by the coding sequence ATGCAAGGAAGCGTGCGCGGCTACCTCCTTTTTGCTACGACGATTTTTCTCAGCGCGTTCCTCCTCTTTGTCGTGCAGCCGATCGCGGGGAAATTACTGCTGCCGTGGTTCGGCGGATCTTCCTCGGTGTGGGCAACGAGCATGCTCTTTTTCACCAGCGTGCTTTTCCTCGGCTATTGCTACACCTACTTCCTCACACGGCTCCCGCTCGCGAAGCAGGTACGTATCCATCGCATCGCGATCGGCATAGGCGGCGTCGCCGCACTCGTATCGCTTTTCATATGGCAGGGGCTCTTCCCGTCGCTCGATTGGACGCTCTCGAGCGCACTGCCTCCGGCACTCAAAACGCTCGCCGCGCTGCTGTTCGGAATCGGTATCCCGTACTTCCTCCTCGCTACGACGGGGCCGCTTATCCAGTTCTGGTACGGCATCTCGTCGGCAAAGGAACCCTATAAGCTCTATGCGATCTCGAATGCGGGCTCGCTCCTCGCGCTGGCGAGCTATCCGTTCGTGGTCGAGCCGTTCGCGCTCTTGGCCGAGCAAGAGACGATCTGGTCGCTGCTGTTCGTCGTATTCGCCGCGCTTCTGCTCGTCATCATGCGCGACATCCGCGGCGTCGTCCCTGAACCAGCGGTGAGCGAAAGTATCGAGCAGCCGCGGATGCTGCTGTGGGTACTCTACGCAGCGCTTCCGGCATTCATGCTGGTTGCCACGACGACGGAAATCACGCAGACCATCGCACCGCTACCGCTTTTGTGGATCATCCCGCTGTCGCTCTACCTGCTTTCTTTCATCTTTGCGTTTGCCGGATATCGCGGGGGTATGTTCGTGCCGATCCTGCTGCTCGCATCTGCGTATGGCGCATGGGAATACGTCGACACCATCGCGCCGGGGATCGAGTGGCGCATCCTTTTCGATTGCGCCGTCCTCTTCTTCCTCGCATGGCATGCACATGCACATGTCTATCGTCTGCGACCAAGTGTGGCGCAATCGCCGAAGTTCTACATGCTGGTCTCGTTCGGCGGCATGCTCGGGACGCTCCTCGCGAGCGTCGTGCCGCCGCTGGTGTTTCCGGATTACTACGAATTCGCGATCGGTCTCGCGCTCTCGGCCGCCGTCGCATTCCATATTTCTCCGGCGCCGTGGCTGTTTCGATCCAGCGATGTGCGGCTCTATGCGATCCGTGTCGCGCTCACGAGCCTCGTGGTGACGCTCATCGCCTATGCACTTTATGCGAACATCACCGAACGACGCGATGCAGGCTACACGCATATCTCACGCAACTTCTACGGCACGGTGAAGGTGTACGTGGATCAGGGATACCGTTCGCTCATGCACGGCATGACGCTGCACGGCGTGCAGGTGACCGATCCGGAACTCGAATTCATCCCGTTCGCGTACTACTCGCCGGAGAGCGGCGCCGGCAGGGCGATCATGTATTCGCGTCTGCGTAATCCTGATGATTCGCTCTCCATCGGCATCCTCGGCCTCGGTGCGGGTATGACCGCCGCGTACTGCACCCCGAAGGACCGCTTCGTGTACTACGAGATCGATCCGCGCGTGGAAGGAATCGCACGTGAATATTTCACGTATCTCTCGCGTTGTCCGCAGGTGGAGATCCGCTTGGGTGACGGCCGCATCCGCATGGATCAGGAATATCGCGAAGGAACGAAAGGGAACTATGACGTCGTCCTTGCCGATGCGTTCGCCGACGATACGATTCCGGTGCACCTCATCACGAAGGAGGCGATCCAGCGATATGTCTCCCACTTGAAAGACGAGCAGGGGATCGTGGGTATGCATATCTCGAATCGCTATCTCGATATGCTGCCGGTCTTGATGGCGATCGCGCAGGAAGAAGGGCTTTCGCTCCTCGATGTATACACGAACAGCGAAGTGAGCGGACAGATGACGAATTCGCACTGGGTGCTGCTCTCGCCATCTCCTGAAACGTTCACGGCAGAGATCTTCAAAGACGCCGCGACGCCGCTGCCGGAGAAACGGGTGCGTGCGTGGACGGATAGCTACAGCAACCTGCTCTCGGTCTTGGATATCCGGTAG
- a CDS encoding DUF4258 domain-containing protein, whose translation MMKLLFTTHFQSRMVERGIDIDHLKQAIKNPDFTRDAYEGKILARKKIDEKRVIEVIYFKQGFKDANNPVIVTAYYQPIE comes from the coding sequence ATGATGAAATTACTCTTCACGACGCATTTCCAGTCTCGCATGGTCGAGCGAGGGATTGACATCGATCACCTTAAGCAAGCCATCAAGAATCCAGACTTTACAAGAGACGCATATGAAGGTAAAATACTAGCCCGTAAGAAGATCGACGAAAAGCGTGTCATTGAAGTCATATACTTCAAGCAGGGGTTCAAAGACGCCAATAATCCAGTCATCGTCACCGCCTACTATCAGCCCATTGAATAA
- a CDS encoding DUF2283 domain-containing protein, producing the protein MKIDFDMMADAVYVNVTEGKVAKTVKTEDRFLVDLDKDGNVVGIEILQASAQQELIDNLNGRVANGVPVNIQNNTPVVA; encoded by the coding sequence ATGAAAATCGATTTCGACATGATGGCAGATGCCGTATACGTCAATGTCACCGAAGGAAAGGTGGCGAAGACGGTGAAGACCGAAGACCGGTTTCTTGTCGATTTGGACAAAGATGGCAATGTTGTCGGGATCGAGATTCTTCAAGCTTCGGCACAACAGGAACTCATCGACAATCTGAATGGTCGCGTCGCGAACGGTGTTCCAGTGAATATCCAGAACAACACCCCTGTCGTTGCATAA
- a CDS encoding signal peptidase I has product MMKALNYIFYGIFVTMMLAIAGLLVASMLPIPGNIELKIVKSGSMEPTIPTGSLVIVKPMQSYGIDDVITFGADTKTEIPTTHRIIGYESDAEGRSVFRTKGDANEDQDANPVPRGEVIGKVVFHLPYVGFVLDFARQPLGFALLIGVPAALVIVEEVLTITKEVKAALVRRRKKEEGDEDTDDEPSHGSGGTRLREVAAERTVYLRKRAMDEIFVPMVSETRTWVREKLPLPKDAYASGTIAVGVLVGISVLTTGGMQGTLAYFTDIETSIGNVFRAGEWGEEEEEQPIEVARMLAPEGEVAGAATESETPTEIPAEEPAPEEEEAAQTAPIEPVEPAAEPETPAESTGGQTAPIEPPAAETPAPEPAVEEAIL; this is encoded by the coding sequence ATGATGAAAGCACTCAATTACATCTTCTACGGAATCTTCGTGACCATGATGCTCGCCATCGCGGGGCTTCTCGTGGCGTCGATGCTGCCGATTCCGGGGAATATCGAATTGAAGATCGTGAAATCCGGCTCGATGGAACCGACGATCCCGACGGGCTCCTTGGTCATCGTGAAGCCGATGCAGAGCTATGGGATCGACGATGTGATCACGTTCGGTGCTGATACGAAGACGGAAATCCCGACGACACACCGCATCATCGGGTACGAGAGTGATGCAGAAGGCCGCAGTGTCTTCCGTACGAAGGGCGATGCCAACGAGGATCAGGATGCGAATCCGGTACCGCGAGGGGAGGTCATCGGTAAAGTGGTCTTCCACCTGCCGTATGTCGGATTCGTATTGGATTTCGCGCGGCAGCCGCTCGGCTTCGCGCTGCTTATCGGCGTACCGGCGGCACTCGTCATCGTCGAAGAGGTGCTCACGATCACGAAGGAAGTGAAAGCCGCGCTGGTGCGACGCCGCAAGAAGGAAGAAGGTGATGAGGATACGGATGACGAACCTTCGCATGGCTCGGGCGGCACCCGATTGCGCGAAGTGGCAGCGGAGCGCACGGTGTATCTGCGCAAGCGCGCGATGGATGAGATCTTCGTACCGATGGTCTCGGAGACGCGCACGTGGGTACGTGAGAAATTGCCGCTGCCGAAGGATGCGTATGCGAGCGGCACGATCGCGGTCGGAGTTCTGGTAGGTATTTCCGTACTCACGACGGGTGGCATGCAGGGAACTTTGGCGTATTTCACTGATATCGAGACTTCGATCGGGAATGTCTTTCGTGCCGGTGAGTGGGGTGAAGAGGAGGAAGAGCAGCCGATAGAAGTCGCTCGCATGTTGGCACCGGAAGGCGAAGTGGCGGGCGCGGCGACGGAATCTGAGACACCAACAGAGATTCCTGCGGAAGAACCAGCCCCCGAGGAGGAGGAGGCGGCTCAAACGGCGCCAATTGAGCCGGTCGAGCCTGCTGCAGAGCCGGAAACCCCTGCCGAGAGTACCGGGGGTCAAACGGCGCCGATTGAACCCCCAGCCGCAGAAACCCCTGCGCCGGAACCGGCTGTTGAGGAAGCGATACTTTAG